The proteins below are encoded in one region of Macrococcus armenti:
- a CDS encoding MetQ/NlpA family ABC transporter substrate-binding protein, whose translation MKKLFVLLLSLIVVLAACGSKESKEKTVKIGVTGVDSKVWEVVKKEAKQEGINIEFVEFQDYTAPNKALNEGEIDLNAFQHFAFLDQFKKDHNLDISVLGTTVFAPLGVYSEKVKSIKDIKKGDTIAIPDDVTNQARALRLLEAGGLIKLSDDFGLFGGPEKVKENKLDINIKPIDAQQTPRVLPDVAASIINNGVAARAGLNPKNDPILLEDSNSKNVAPYINVIAAQTKDKDNKTYKKIVALYHSDKAKDALKEDTKDGEIPKNLNADEIKKIEDNLK comes from the coding sequence GGAGAGTAAAGAAAAAACTGTGAAGATTGGTGTCACTGGCGTAGACTCTAAAGTTTGGGAAGTAGTGAAGAAAGAAGCAAAGCAGGAAGGTATTAATATTGAATTTGTAGAGTTTCAAGATTACACAGCACCAAATAAAGCATTGAATGAAGGTGAAATTGATTTAAACGCATTCCAGCACTTTGCATTTTTAGATCAGTTTAAAAAGGATCATAATCTTGATATTTCAGTATTAGGTACGACAGTATTTGCACCACTTGGCGTATATTCAGAAAAAGTAAAATCAATTAAAGATATTAAAAAAGGAGATACAATTGCTATTCCTGACGATGTAACAAACCAGGCACGTGCGTTACGTTTGCTTGAAGCAGGAGGATTAATAAAGTTATCAGATGACTTTGGATTGTTTGGTGGTCCGGAAAAAGTTAAAGAAAACAAACTAGATATTAATATTAAACCAATTGATGCACAGCAAACACCACGCGTGTTACCAGATGTTGCAGCGAGTATTATCAATAACGGTGTTGCAGCACGTGCTGGTTTAAATCCTAAAAACGATCCAATTCTCCTTGAAGATTCAAACAGTAAAAATGTTGCTCCGTATATTAACGTTATCGCTGCACAAACGAAAGATAAAGATAATAAAACATATAAGAAAATTGTAGCATTGTATCATTCAGATAAAGCGAAAGACGCCTTAAAGGAAGACACGAAAGATGGCGAGATTCCTAAAAACTTAAATGCAGACGAAATTAAGAAAATTGAAGACAATCTGAAATAA
- a CDS encoding TetR/AcrR family transcriptional regulator: protein MDKKQLIETSLIQLMETYRFREITIKMICTEAQINRSTFYAYFDDKYALLDSLIDSHIMQLEVILNEDFVNLHLTKDKRPSVEKYLTHTIEYIYKHRQFFRVLLTLHPAQNFTQKLLSNWRTNYMNVLETSTTLQYPDYFVSYTIGGQFGVLYFWLQNDCPEPPEVISTIIYNNILKINR from the coding sequence ATGGATAAAAAACAGTTAATCGAAACTAGCTTAATTCAGTTGATGGAAACATATCGTTTCAGAGAAATTACAATAAAGATGATTTGTACAGAAGCACAGATTAATCGCTCGACGTTTTATGCATACTTCGATGATAAATATGCTTTACTGGATAGTTTGATTGATAGCCATATCATGCAGTTAGAAGTAATATTAAATGAAGATTTTGTAAATTTGCATTTAACGAAAGATAAGCGACCTTCTGTTGAAAAATATTTAACGCATACGATTGAATATATTTATAAGCACCGACAATTCTTTCGTGTGCTACTTACACTTCATCCAGCACAGAACTTTACCCAGAAACTACTTTCAAACTGGCGTACAAACTATATGAATGTTCTGGAAACAAGTACGACGCTTCAATATCCTGATTATTTCGTCAGCTATACGATCGGTGGTCAGTTCGGGGTGTTATATTTCTGGTTGCAAAATGACTGCCCGGAGCCGCCTGAAGTAATCAGTACGATTATTTATAATAATATACTTAAAATAAATCGATAA